One stretch of Vicia villosa cultivar HV-30 ecotype Madison, WI unplaced genomic scaffold, Vvil1.0 ctg.000941F_1_1, whole genome shotgun sequence DNA includes these proteins:
- the LOC131632477 gene encoding NADP-dependent malic enzyme-like, whose protein sequence is MISSTRCNFLGNTGLGGCGNVCGGQRRSYGPWRVSCMSPINDRNGSVVMETPLKEIKNEPVVEDIDNNAISGGGPRDVYGEDKATEDHSVTPWSVSVASGYTLLRDPHFNKGLAFTEKERDAHYLRGLLPPTTIPQETQVKKMIQHIRQYQVPLQRYTAMMDLQERNERLFYKLLIEHVEELLPIVYTPTVGEACQKYGDIFMRPQGLYISLNEKGRILEVLRNWPEKNIQVIVVTDGERILGLGDLGCQGMGIPVGKLSLYTALGGVRPSACLPITIDVGTNNEKLLNDELYIGLKRRRATGQEYSELIHEFMTAVKQTYGEKVLIQFEDFANHNAFDLLEKYRSTHLVFNDDIQGTASVVLAGLVAALKLVGGNLADHRFLFLGAGEAGTGIAELIALEISKQTNGPLEEIRKNIWLVDSKGLIVKSRKESLQHFKKPWAHEHEPVRNLLDAVNKIKPTVLIGTSGQGKTFTKEVVEAMTSLNEKPIILALSNPTSQSECTAEEAYLWSRGRAIFASGSPFPPFEYKGKVFVPGQSNNAYIFPGFGLGLIMSGTIRVHDDLLLAASEALAEQVTEENFEKGLIFPPFTNIRKISAHIAAKVAAKAYELGLATRLPQPKDLEKFAESCMYTPAYRTYR, encoded by the exons ATGATCTCTTCAACCAGATGCAACTTCCTG GGTAACACAGGGTTAGGTGGGTGTGGTAACGTCTGTGGTGGACAGAGAAGAAGTTATGGACCTTGGAGGGTGAGCTGTATGTCACCAATCAATGACAGAAATGGGAGCGTTGTTATGGAGACACCTTTGAAAGAGATTAAGAATGAGCCGGTTGTGGAAGATATTGATAATAACGCGATCTCCGGTGGCGGTCCTCGAGATGTTTACGGTGAGGATAAGGCTACTGAGGATCATTCTGTTACTCCTTGGAGTGTTTCTGTTGCTAG TGGTTACACGTTGTTGCGAGATCCTCACTTCAACAAAGGGTTGGCATTCACTGAAAAAGAGAGGGATGCTCACTACTTGCGCGGTCTTCTTCCCCCAACAACTATTCCTCAAGAAACTCAGGTGAAGAAAATGATCCAGCATATACGCCAATATCAAGTTCCGTTGCAGCGATACACTGCTATGATGGATTTACAG GAAAGAAACGAACGTCTGTTTTACAAACTTCTCATTGAACATGTTGAAGAATTACTCCCAATTGTGTATACTCCAACTGTCGGTGAGGCTTGCCAGAAATACGGAGACATTTTTATGCGTCCACAGGGTCTTTATATAAGTTTGAACGAGAA GGGGAGGATTCTTGAAGTACTGAGGAATTGGCCCGAGAAGAACATTCAAGTCATAGTTGTAACCGATGGAGAACGAATCTTAGGTCTTGGTGATCTAGGTTGTCAG GGGATGGGAATACCAGTGGGAAAACTATCTTTATATACGGCACTAGGAGGAGTTCGTCCTTCAGCT TGCCTGCCTATAACAATTGATGTTGGGACAAACAATGAGAAGCTGCTCAACGATGAATTATATATCGGCCTAAAGCGAAGACGAGCAACCGGGCAAGAATATTCTGAACTCATACATGAATTTATGACTGCAGTCAAGCAAACTTACGGCGAAAAAGTCCTAATTCAG TTTGAAGACTTTGCGAACCACAATGCTTTTGATTTGCTTGAAAAATATCGATCAACACATCTGGTTTTCAACGATGATATTCAG GGAACTGCATCAGTTGTTCTTGCTGGCTTAGTTGCAGCTTTGAAATTGGTTGGTGGAAACTTAGCTGACCACAGATTTTTATTCCTCGGTGCCGGAGAG GCGGGCACTGGAATCGCAGAACTCATTGCTCTTGAAATATCAAAACAG ACAAATGGTCCGTTGGAGGAAATACGCAAGAATATTTGGTTGGTGGACTCAAAG GGATTGATTGTTAAATCCCGTAAAGAATCACTCCAACATTTCAAGAAGCCGTGGGCTCATGAACACGAACCTGTTAGAAACCTTCTTGATGCTGTTAAT AAAATTAAGCCAACAGTTCTTATCGGAACATCGGGACAAGGAAAAACTTTTACCAAAGAGGTGGTTGAGGCGATGACTTCTCTTAATGAG AAACCGATTATTCTGGCTCTTTCCAACCCAACATCACAATCAGAATGTACTGCTGAAGAAGCTTACTTGTGGAGCAGG GGACGTGCGATTTTTGCAAGCGGGAGCCCATTTCCACCATTTGAATATAAGGGGAAAGTGTTTGTCCCTGGGCAG TCGAATAATGCATACATATTCCCTGGGTTCGGTCTAGGTTTAATAATGTCTGGTACCATTCGCGTGCACGATGATCTTCTTCTAGCTGCAT CTGAGGCATTGGCTGAACAAGTAACAGAAGAAAACTTTGAGAAGGGTCTGATATTTCCACCATTCACAAATATCAGAAAGATTTCAGCTCACATTGCTGCCAAAGTTGCTGCTAAGGCTTATGAGCTCG GTTTGGCGACTCGGCTTCCTCAACCAAAAGATTTGGAGAAGTTTGCTGAGAGCTGTATGTATACTCCGGCTTACAGAACCTACAGATGA